One region of Polypterus senegalus isolate Bchr_013 chromosome 11, ASM1683550v1, whole genome shotgun sequence genomic DNA includes:
- the LOC120539591 gene encoding acyl-coenzyme A thioesterase 5-like isoform X3 — protein sequence MGLLWSLRLAVGGRQNIRLRKKNIQTPLVVDISLFDGHNTDNFNTQTALAMTTMERWYMAPGVRRIEVRENGVVGTLFIPPGPGPFPALLDVWGLAGFMEHRAALLASRGYACLALAYINHPELQLGSGMGISYFQESWKLLQSVPQVSADRLGLLGSCFGAAILILMASELPDISPRCLVAINSPSGFFKPGEGKYLEKMKKLLPEPKLDANGHLITKDAILAVGIDLERSLQAGGIQCPTLLIVGEDDQNVPSIESAQRLEAQMRAVGKGHLVTKLSYPEAGHLIEPPYHPVLRCSTFIYPDQPVTMLWGGVGKSHAAAQEDSWRRILEFLDKHL from the exons ATGGGTCTGTTGTGGAGTCTGCGTCTAGCTGTTGGAGGGAGGCAGAATATCAG ACTACGGAAAAAGAATATCCAGACACCCCTTGTCGTTGATATTTCCCTGTTTGATGGTCATAATACAGATAACTTTAATACTCAGACTGCCCTAGCCATGACAACCATGGAGCGATGGTACATGGCACCAGGAGTGCGCCGCATAGAGGTGCGAGAGAATGGTGTGGTGGGCACCCTGTTTATACCACCAG GGCCTGGTCCTTTCCCTGCTCTACTGGATGTCTGGGGCCTGGCGGGATTTATGGAACACCGTGCAGCACTTCTGGCTTCTAGAGGCTATGCCTGTTTGGCACTGGCATACATAAATCACCCAGAACTGCAACTTGGCAGCGGCATGGGTATCAGCTACTTTCAG GAGTCTTGGAAGTTGCTGCAGTCTGTGCCACAAGTCTCAGCTGATAGACTGGGTTTACTAGGATCTTGTTTTGGAGCTGCTATTTTAATTCTGATGGCTTCTGAGTTACCAGATATTTCT CCACGGTGTCTTGTTGCCATTAATTCCCCCAGTGGATTCTTCAAACCTGGAGAAGGAAAATATttggagaaaatgaaaaa GCTTCTACCTGAGCCAAAACTGGATGCAAATGGTCATTTGATAACAAAGGATGCCATACTGGCAGTTGGAATAGACCTGGAGAGGAGTTTGCAG GCAGGTGGAATTCAATGTCCAACATTACTCATTGTTGGAGAGGATGACCAGAATGTCCCATCTATAGAAAGTGCCCAGAGG CTAGAAGCCCAGATGAGGGCTGTGGGAAAGGGACATCTGGTAACAAAACTTTCATACCCTGAGGCTGGACACTTGATAGAACCTCCCTACCACCCAGTTTTGAGATGTTCAACCTTCATCTACCCAGACCAACCTG tcACCATGCTTTGGGGTGGTGTTGGAAAATCACACGCAGCTGCCCAGGAGGATTCATGGAGAAGGATTCTTGAATTTCTTGACAAACACCTTTAG
- the LOC120539591 gene encoding acyl-coenzyme A thioesterase 5-like isoform X2 — translation MVSQRRRTPRVWARPTRALMDEPFQLEVACLPPHCPVTLRSTLYSEGNDLWEAFSHYVSDETGRVNVSKDESLGGLYIGREPMGLLWSLRLAVGGRQNIRLRKKNIQTPLVVDISLFDGHNTDNFNTQTALAMTTMERWYMAPGVRRIEVRENGVVGTLFIPPGPGPFPALLDVWGLAGFMEHRAALLASRGYACLALAYINHPELQLGSGMGISYFQESWKLLQSVPQVSADRLGLLGSCFGAAILILMASELPDISPRCLVAINSPSGFFKPGEGKYLEKMKKLLPEPKLDANGHLITKDAILAVGIDLERSLQAGGIQCPTLLIVGEDDQNVPSIESAQRLEAQMRAVGKGHLVTKLSYPEAGHLIEPPYHPVLRCSTFIYPDQPVTMLWGGVGKSHAAAQEDSWRRILEFLDKHL, via the exons ATGGTCAGTCAAAGGAGACGTACTCCAAGGGTCTGGGCCAGACCTACTCGTGCCCTGATGGATGAGCCATTCCAGCTGGAGGTGGCCTGTCTTCCTCCACACTGTCCAGTCACGCTGCGTAGCACCTTGTACAGTGAGGGAAATGATCTCTGGGAGGCGTTCTCTCACTATGTGAGTGATGAGACAGGAAGGGTAAACG TATCAAAAGATGAATCTTTGGGGGGATTATATATTGGCCGTGAACCAATGGGTCTGTTGTGGAGTCTGCGTCTAGCTGTTGGAGGGAGGCAGAATATCAG ACTACGGAAAAAGAATATCCAGACACCCCTTGTCGTTGATATTTCCCTGTTTGATGGTCATAATACAGATAACTTTAATACTCAGACTGCCCTAGCCATGACAACCATGGAGCGATGGTACATGGCACCAGGAGTGCGCCGCATAGAGGTGCGAGAGAATGGTGTGGTGGGCACCCTGTTTATACCACCAG GGCCTGGTCCTTTCCCTGCTCTACTGGATGTCTGGGGCCTGGCGGGATTTATGGAACACCGTGCAGCACTTCTGGCTTCTAGAGGCTATGCCTGTTTGGCACTGGCATACATAAATCACCCAGAACTGCAACTTGGCAGCGGCATGGGTATCAGCTACTTTCAG GAGTCTTGGAAGTTGCTGCAGTCTGTGCCACAAGTCTCAGCTGATAGACTGGGTTTACTAGGATCTTGTTTTGGAGCTGCTATTTTAATTCTGATGGCTTCTGAGTTACCAGATATTTCT CCACGGTGTCTTGTTGCCATTAATTCCCCCAGTGGATTCTTCAAACCTGGAGAAGGAAAATATttggagaaaatgaaaaa GCTTCTACCTGAGCCAAAACTGGATGCAAATGGTCATTTGATAACAAAGGATGCCATACTGGCAGTTGGAATAGACCTGGAGAGGAGTTTGCAG GCAGGTGGAATTCAATGTCCAACATTACTCATTGTTGGAGAGGATGACCAGAATGTCCCATCTATAGAAAGTGCCCAGAGG CTAGAAGCCCAGATGAGGGCTGTGGGAAAGGGACATCTGGTAACAAAACTTTCATACCCTGAGGCTGGACACTTGATAGAACCTCCCTACCACCCAGTTTTGAGATGTTCAACCTTCATCTACCCAGACCAACCTG tcACCATGCTTTGGGGTGGTGTTGGAAAATCACACGCAGCTGCCCAGGAGGATTCATGGAGAAGGATTCTTGAATTTCTTGACAAACACCTTTAG
- the LOC120539591 gene encoding acyl-coenzyme A thioesterase 5-like isoform X1 — protein sequence MAGRMAYNAACWLKTVKTGTLLAQTMVLQERTISDMVSQRRRTPRVWARPTRALMDEPFQLEVACLPPHCPVTLRSTLYSEGNDLWEAFSHYVSDETGRVNVSKDESLGGLYIGREPMGLLWSLRLAVGGRQNIRLRKKNIQTPLVVDISLFDGHNTDNFNTQTALAMTTMERWYMAPGVRRIEVRENGVVGTLFIPPGPGPFPALLDVWGLAGFMEHRAALLASRGYACLALAYINHPELQLGSGMGISYFQESWKLLQSVPQVSADRLGLLGSCFGAAILILMASELPDISPRCLVAINSPSGFFKPGEGKYLEKMKKLLPEPKLDANGHLITKDAILAVGIDLERSLQAGGIQCPTLLIVGEDDQNVPSIESAQRLEAQMRAVGKGHLVTKLSYPEAGHLIEPPYHPVLRCSTFIYPDQPVTMLWGGVGKSHAAAQEDSWRRILEFLDKHL from the exons ATGGCAGGACGCATGGCTTACAATGCTGCATGCTGGCTAAAAACTGTGAAAACTGGCACTTTGCTGGCCCAGACTATGGTTCTTCAAGAAAGGACCATATCAG ACATGGTCAGTCAAAGGAGACGTACTCCAAGGGTCTGGGCCAGACCTACTCGTGCCCTGATGGATGAGCCATTCCAGCTGGAGGTGGCCTGTCTTCCTCCACACTGTCCAGTCACGCTGCGTAGCACCTTGTACAGTGAGGGAAATGATCTCTGGGAGGCGTTCTCTCACTATGTGAGTGATGAGACAGGAAGGGTAAACG TATCAAAAGATGAATCTTTGGGGGGATTATATATTGGCCGTGAACCAATGGGTCTGTTGTGGAGTCTGCGTCTAGCTGTTGGAGGGAGGCAGAATATCAG ACTACGGAAAAAGAATATCCAGACACCCCTTGTCGTTGATATTTCCCTGTTTGATGGTCATAATACAGATAACTTTAATACTCAGACTGCCCTAGCCATGACAACCATGGAGCGATGGTACATGGCACCAGGAGTGCGCCGCATAGAGGTGCGAGAGAATGGTGTGGTGGGCACCCTGTTTATACCACCAG GGCCTGGTCCTTTCCCTGCTCTACTGGATGTCTGGGGCCTGGCGGGATTTATGGAACACCGTGCAGCACTTCTGGCTTCTAGAGGCTATGCCTGTTTGGCACTGGCATACATAAATCACCCAGAACTGCAACTTGGCAGCGGCATGGGTATCAGCTACTTTCAG GAGTCTTGGAAGTTGCTGCAGTCTGTGCCACAAGTCTCAGCTGATAGACTGGGTTTACTAGGATCTTGTTTTGGAGCTGCTATTTTAATTCTGATGGCTTCTGAGTTACCAGATATTTCT CCACGGTGTCTTGTTGCCATTAATTCCCCCAGTGGATTCTTCAAACCTGGAGAAGGAAAATATttggagaaaatgaaaaa GCTTCTACCTGAGCCAAAACTGGATGCAAATGGTCATTTGATAACAAAGGATGCCATACTGGCAGTTGGAATAGACCTGGAGAGGAGTTTGCAG GCAGGTGGAATTCAATGTCCAACATTACTCATTGTTGGAGAGGATGACCAGAATGTCCCATCTATAGAAAGTGCCCAGAGG CTAGAAGCCCAGATGAGGGCTGTGGGAAAGGGACATCTGGTAACAAAACTTTCATACCCTGAGGCTGGACACTTGATAGAACCTCCCTACCACCCAGTTTTGAGATGTTCAACCTTCATCTACCCAGACCAACCTG tcACCATGCTTTGGGGTGGTGTTGGAAAATCACACGCAGCTGCCCAGGAGGATTCATGGAGAAGGATTCTTGAATTTCTTGACAAACACCTTTAG